One Bacteroidales bacterium DNA segment encodes these proteins:
- a CDS encoding cation transporter gives MNKKARVAAISVFSNISLTLLKLLVGLLSGSVSILSEAIHSAIDLLASIIAFFAVQLSNKKPDIKHPYGHGKYENISAVLEGLLILIAAVWIIYEAVHKLINPEEITSYGLASGIMFFAAITNFFVSRMLYKVAKETNSIALEADALHLKTDVYTSLGVGLGIVLIWISGLLILDPLFAIIVAILIVREAFKLIQRAFDPLLDAGVGNKEFESINALIKSELPSGINFSNLRIRQNGALYILDFILEVPPKMSVEQAHNICDNLELSIREIYSEADIKIHVEPKKD, from the coding sequence ATGAATAAAAAAGCCAGAGTAGCTGCTATCTCAGTATTTTCTAATATTTCTCTTACTCTTTTAAAGCTATTAGTAGGGTTGTTGAGTGGTTCTGTAAGTATTTTGTCCGAAGCCATACATTCTGCTATTGATTTACTTGCTTCAATTATTGCATTCTTTGCGGTTCAATTATCAAATAAGAAGCCGGATATTAAACATCCTTATGGTCATGGGAAATACGAAAACATTTCAGCTGTGCTGGAAGGACTTCTCATTTTAATAGCTGCTGTTTGGATTATTTATGAGGCTGTACATAAATTGATTAATCCCGAAGAAATAACTTCCTATGGTTTGGCAAGCGGAATTATGTTTTTTGCTGCCATAACTAATTTCTTTGTCAGTCGTATGCTGTATAAAGTAGCAAAAGAAACAAATTCTATTGCTCTTGAAGCAGATGCATTACATTTGAAAACAGATGTTTATACAAGTTTGGGAGTTGGATTAGGCATAGTCTTAATTTGGATAAGCGGATTATTAATTCTTGATCCACTTTTTGCTATTATAGTCGCCATTCTAATCGTTAGGGAAGCTTTTAAGTTGATTCAGAGGGCTTTTGATCCACTTTTAGATGCCGGAGTTGGCAATAAAGAATTTGAGAGTATAAACGCCTTAATAAAATCAGAATTACCATCGGGTATCAATTTTTCCAATTTGCGAATACGTCAAAACGGAGCTTTGTACATTTTAGATTTTATTTTAGAAGTACCACCTAAAATGTCGGTAGAACAAGCGCATAATATTTGCGATAATCTTGAGCTAAGTATTCGAGAAATATATTCAGAAGCAGACATTAAAATACATGTTGAACCAAAAAAGGATTAG
- a CDS encoding tetratricopeptide repeat protein, giving the protein MKRTLIILFSFLFFSLSAQNQENTHLDSLLTLTNKYSEGKLVDLFIEIAKAQSINNNIEQAHRSIDEAIRLAKQIKYSEGVGKAYLTKGLICNLNNSALKAVEYFEESKKIFFQLEDRRSLALASMGLGESYGQQNHFDKANKAYGDAISFFDYIGDYKSLADAYYKSATTYKMTEDYRKALIAFKNAAETYELAKDDYGLHLTENSIAIIMYYLGDYKGAIDYWTKYEKAMREKEDWRRVSATLTNKGLIYNHWAAYDEALSLFNEALALVEKSGKSSNIAGIYNSIANAFQYSGNVEKSFEYYRKSIAIGEKLDSKQAVSIGLHNIGELHLNLGNSDSALFYVQKSLQIENTLFNNRGIAETKATLGKIYIALKRYRLAFSFLKQAEKAFDNIEDISGLADVYQKYGQAYAEIGNDSLTIYYLNKSTEIATKMNLKKMQVENHRFLSDYYEKVNNYKAALFHQKMFHQINDSIFTQKAIEKTVYNTIKLEKEVQDKKLVEMQHAQDVISYKNKIKNYIVYFTLFILFIVTTFFYLRFSSNKRSTIRLNDQYQMVLESEEKIRALIDASHDIVFLVDINGIIVSANSKAEKVLRNGNKLVGNDFKETVQPFFQNQFDPYITRILKKKNTQEFSLTSTTKRNYEITISPIFKHGIEISGLAVYIRDVTDILVARNEKNKLEKQLFQVQKLESIGTMAGGVAHDFNNYLGTILGYSSMGYEDSDDDSTAKRYFNQIILASRSAQHTVNKILTFSRKNEDKELERVNLVDVAKEAIAMVNSTKPPELTFKTDFSVDSIEILGNHIEMQQVFINLFNNAFHALEGEANGELICSLSNSLFKKEHQSIINNFNTNNIAAICVSDSGIGMTDEVLNRIFEPFFTTKIVGKGTGLGLSVVHGIIKNHKGELYVESTVGKGSAFYIYLPAIS; this is encoded by the coding sequence ATGAAAAGAACTTTAATTATACTTTTTTCTTTCTTATTCTTTTCCTTATCTGCTCAAAATCAAGAAAATACACATTTAGATAGTTTGTTGACTTTAACGAATAAATATAGTGAAGGTAAACTCGTAGACTTATTTATTGAAATCGCAAAAGCACAAAGTATAAATAATAATATTGAACAAGCACATCGTTCAATTGATGAGGCTATCCGTTTGGCTAAACAAATAAAGTACTCCGAAGGAGTAGGAAAAGCATATCTTACAAAAGGTCTAATTTGTAATCTCAACAATAGTGCACTAAAAGCTGTTGAATATTTTGAAGAATCAAAGAAAATTTTCTTTCAATTAGAAGACAGAAGAAGCTTGGCTCTGGCATCTATGGGTTTGGGAGAAAGTTATGGTCAGCAAAACCATTTTGATAAAGCCAATAAAGCATATGGTGATGCTATTTCTTTTTTCGATTATATTGGTGATTATAAATCATTGGCAGATGCTTATTATAAGTCGGCTACAACTTATAAAATGACTGAAGATTACCGTAAAGCTTTAATTGCGTTTAAAAATGCGGCTGAAACTTATGAGTTGGCTAAAGATGATTACGGGCTTCATCTTACAGAGAATTCTATAGCCATTATAATGTATTATTTGGGTGATTATAAGGGAGCCATCGACTATTGGACAAAGTACGAAAAAGCAATGCGTGAAAAGGAGGATTGGCGTCGTGTAAGTGCTACTCTTACTAATAAAGGATTAATTTATAATCATTGGGCAGCCTACGATGAAGCTTTATCTCTTTTTAACGAAGCACTTGCTTTAGTAGAAAAATCCGGTAAAAGCTCAAATATTGCCGGAATATATAATTCTATAGCTAATGCTTTTCAATATTCAGGAAATGTCGAAAAATCTTTTGAGTATTATCGCAAATCTATTGCCATAGGGGAAAAGTTAGACTCCAAACAAGCGGTATCTATTGGTTTACACAATATAGGTGAACTACATCTGAATCTAGGCAATTCCGATTCTGCTTTATTTTATGTTCAAAAATCTCTGCAAATTGAAAATACTCTTTTTAATAATCGTGGTATAGCTGAAACTAAAGCTACACTTGGAAAAATTTATATTGCTCTAAAAAGATATCGTTTAGCATTTTCTTTTCTTAAGCAAGCAGAAAAGGCTTTTGATAATATTGAAGATATTAGTGGCTTGGCAGATGTTTATCAAAAATATGGTCAGGCATATGCCGAGATAGGGAATGATTCTTTAACAATTTATTATTTAAATAAGAGTACAGAGATTGCTACTAAAATGAATCTGAAAAAAATGCAGGTTGAAAATCATAGATTTTTATCTGATTATTACGAAAAAGTAAATAATTATAAAGCGGCTTTATTTCATCAAAAAATGTTTCACCAGATAAACGATTCTATATTTACTCAAAAAGCGATTGAAAAAACAGTTTATAACACCATAAAACTCGAAAAAGAAGTCCAAGATAAAAAACTTGTAGAAATGCAACATGCTCAAGATGTTATTAGCTATAAGAATAAGATTAAAAATTATATAGTCTATTTTACATTATTTATTTTATTTATTGTTACCACGTTTTTTTATTTACGATTTTCCAGTAATAAACGTTCAACTATTCGTTTAAACGATCAGTATCAGATGGTACTTGAAAGTGAGGAGAAAATTAGAGCCCTTATTGATGCTTCGCACGATATTGTTTTCTTAGTGGATATAAACGGAATAATAGTTTCTGCTAATTCTAAGGCCGAGAAGGTATTACGTAATGGAAATAAATTAGTGGGCAATGATTTTAAGGAAACCGTTCAGCCTTTCTTTCAGAATCAATTCGACCCATATATAACAAGAATTTTAAAAAAGAAAAATACTCAAGAATTTAGTTTGACATCAACAACTAAAAGAAATTACGAAATCACAATTAGCCCTATATTTAAGCATGGAATTGAAATTAGCGGACTTGCCGTTTATATAAGAGATGTTACCGATATTCTTGTTGCTAGAAATGAAAAAAATAAATTAGAAAAACAGCTATTTCAGGTTCAAAAATTAGAATCTATTGGAACTATGGCGGGTGGAGTTGCTCACGATTTTAATAATTATTTGGGTACTATTTTAGGATATAGCAGTATGGGTTACGAAGATTCTGATGATGACTCTACAGCAAAAAGATATTTTAATCAAATTATTTTAGCTTCCAGATCTGCTCAGCATACAGTAAATAAAATATTGACATTTAGTCGTAAAAATGAAGATAAAGAATTAGAACGTGTTAATTTGGTTGATGTAGCCAAAGAAGCTATAGCAATGGTAAATTCGACAAAACCACCGGAGCTCACTTTCAAAACAGACTTTAGTGTTGATTCAATTGAAATATTAGGTAACCATATTGAGATGCAACAGGTTTTTATTAATCTGTTCAATAATGCGTTTCACGCACTAGAGGGAGAAGCTAATGGAGAATTGATATGTAGTCTGAGTAATTCACTATTCAAAAAAGAACATCAGTCTATAATAAATAATTTTAACACTAATAATATCGCAGCTATTTGTGTTAGTGATAGTGGAATAGGAATGACAGATGAAGTATTAAACAGAATTTTTGAACCGTTTTTTACAACTAAGATAGTTGGAAAAGGAACAGGCTTAGGCTTATCTGTTGTTCATGGAATAATTAAAAATCATAAAGGCGAATTATACGTAGAATCTACTGTGGGAAAGGGTTCTGCATTTTATATTTATTTGCCTGCAATATCATAA
- a CDS encoding HNH endonuclease yields MQEKINYDSEEWRRLNFKDLKPDEIYEISNYGRLRHWSQKTNEFKIMKLSTVRGYRYFMWFKSVQGWDNKIKRIIHRLVAEEFCEHKNDKQIFVIHLDHDKGNNYYKNLKWVTREEMTQHNKSNPRVIESHLKRKGKITNSKLTEADVIKLRQMVKSGDYKLYKIAEHFGITHTQLNRIRSGKNWAHVKMPDEE; encoded by the coding sequence ATGCAAGAAAAAATAAATTATGATTCAGAGGAATGGAGACGCCTGAATTTTAAGGATCTCAAACCAGATGAAATTTATGAAATTTCTAATTATGGTCGTTTGCGTCATTGGTCTCAAAAGACTAATGAGTTTAAAATTATGAAACTTTCTACTGTTAGGGGCTATCGCTATTTTATGTGGTTTAAATCCGTTCAGGGTTGGGACAATAAAATTAAACGCATTATTCATAGGTTAGTCGCAGAAGAGTTTTGTGAGCACAAAAATGATAAACAGATTTTTGTGATTCACTTAGATCACGATAAGGGAAATAACTACTATAAAAATTTAAAGTGGGTAACACGTGAGGAAATGACACAGCATAATAAAAGTAATCCTCGCGTTATAGAGTCGCATTTAAAAAGAAAAGGTAAGATTACCAATTCCAAATTAACTGAGGCTGATGTAATCAAATTAAGACAAATGGTAAAATCAGGAGACTATAAGCTATATAAAATAGCTGAGCATTTTGGGATTACTCATACACAACTTAATAGAATACGCAGTGGCAAAAATTGGGCTCATGTTAAAATGCCTGATGAAGAATAA
- a CDS encoding type B 50S ribosomal protein L31, whose product MKKDIHPTDYRYIVFKDMSTDYAFLTKSTAKTKETIVWEDGKEYPLYKLEISNQSHPFYTGKMKLVDSAGRVDKFRNKYKKHIAANKQ is encoded by the coding sequence ATGAAGAAAGATATTCATCCAACAGATTATAGGTATATTGTCTTTAAAGACATGTCAACCGATTATGCATTCTTGACCAAATCGACTGCTAAAACCAAAGAAACAATTGTTTGGGAAGATGGTAAGGAATACCCATTGTATAAACTTGAAATTTCTAACCAATCTCATCCATTTTATACAGGTAAAATGAAGTTGGTTGATTCTGCAGGACGTGTTGATAAATTCAGAAATAAATATAAAAAACATATTGCTGCTAATAAGCAATAA
- a CDS encoding response regulator, with protein MQKKILVIDDDIQFRMMMVEMLERKQFVVYNAADGEEGIRIWKDLHPDLVITDIIMPNKEGIETILELKRINKEVKIIAISGGGRTNAKDNLRSAKLLGASLILEKPFESSDLLDAVHKLLEK; from the coding sequence ATGCAGAAAAAAATACTTGTAATTGATGATGACATTCAGTTTAGAATGATGATGGTTGAAATGTTGGAAAGGAAGCAGTTTGTTGTATATAATGCTGCCGATGGAGAAGAAGGAATCAGGATTTGGAAAGATTTACATCCTGATTTGGTTATTACCGATATAATTATGCCTAATAAAGAGGGAATAGAGACTATTCTAGAGTTAAAACGAATAAATAAAGAAGTTAAAATAATTGCTATATCGGGAGGAGGAAGAACAAATGCAAAAGATAATCTACGATCGGCTAAACTTTTAGGCGCATCCTTAATCTTAGAAAAACCATTTGAAAGTTCTGATTTGTTAGATGCTGTCCATAAATTACTTGAAAAGTAA
- a CDS encoding ABC transporter substrate-binding protein has product MKNNIIGIISFFLFLLILFESCSNQQPKTDTRTVFRLNESNGLSSLDPAFAKDLANLNVCNQLYNGLVQLDSNLHIKAAIAKKWTISPDGKTYTFTLRSDVFFHDSKAFPNGSGRKVLAKDFVFSFLRIVNEQSVSPGAWVFNMVKKNANNYAFFSPNDSTLIIELKKPFAPFLSLLSMQYCSVIPSEAVKFFGDNFRRNPVGTGPFYLKYWEEDVKLVLLKNPNYFEKSKNKNLPFLDAINYTFLVDKQSEFLEFIQGNLDYLSGVEAGFKDEILDANGNINKKYKTKINLEKSPYLNTEYIGILYDTSINSVADSPLKYLKFRQAINYAIDKKKMLHYLRNNVGVPGNRGFLPSAYSFENIKYGYPYNKQKAQQLINELKQKLNISEFSPISLVATSKSLDLVKFVQHQLAEIGVPMEIELMQWATMKEVVANSKALFFRASWIADYPDPENYLSLFYSKNFAPKGPNYTRFSNSKFDSLYNYSIFASDKVVKQRLYRAMDSLIMQEAVIIPLYYDEVMRFTQKSIKYLPTSPMNLLNLKMVQKEN; this is encoded by the coding sequence ATGAAGAATAATATTATCGGTATTATTTCATTTTTTTTATTCTTACTTATTTTATTTGAATCTTGTTCCAATCAGCAGCCTAAAACCGATACAAGAACTGTTTTTCGGCTGAATGAATCTAACGGATTAAGCTCTTTAGATCCTGCATTTGCAAAAGATCTTGCTAATCTAAACGTTTGTAACCAACTGTATAACGGCTTGGTTCAGCTTGATTCTAACTTACATATAAAGGCTGCGATAGCAAAAAAATGGACTATTTCTCCCGATGGGAAAACATATACTTTTACTTTACGCTCTGATGTATTTTTTCATGACAGTAAAGCTTTTCCTAATGGTAGCGGACGAAAAGTATTAGCCAAAGATTTTGTATTTTCTTTTTTACGAATTGTTAACGAACAATCAGTTTCTCCCGGAGCTTGGGTTTTTAATATGGTGAAAAAGAATGCTAATAACTATGCTTTTTTCTCACCTAATGATTCAACATTAATAATAGAGCTGAAAAAGCCTTTTGCGCCCTTCTTGAGTTTGCTTAGTATGCAGTATTGTAGCGTTATTCCTTCAGAAGCCGTTAAATTTTTTGGCGATAATTTTAGGCGAAATCCTGTTGGTACCGGTCCGTTTTATTTAAAATACTGGGAAGAAGATGTAAAATTAGTTTTATTGAAAAACCCAAATTACTTTGAAAAGAGTAAGAATAAAAACTTACCTTTTTTAGATGCGATAAATTATACCTTTTTAGTTGATAAACAATCGGAATTTTTAGAGTTTATACAGGGTAACTTAGATTACTTAAGTGGTGTAGAAGCAGGCTTTAAAGATGAAATTTTGGATGCAAATGGAAATATTAATAAAAAGTATAAAACAAAAATAAATTTAGAGAAAAGTCCGTACTTGAATACAGAATACATAGGAATACTTTATGATACAAGTATAAATAGTGTTGCTGATTCGCCACTTAAGTACCTGAAATTTAGGCAAGCTATTAATTATGCTATAGACAAGAAGAAGATGTTGCATTATTTACGAAATAATGTTGGGGTTCCCGGAAATAGAGGTTTTTTGCCTTCTGCTTATTCTTTTGAAAATATAAAATATGGATATCCCTACAACAAGCAAAAAGCACAGCAATTAATAAACGAGTTAAAACAGAAACTAAATATATCGGAATTTTCTCCCATTAGCTTAGTTGCAACATCAAAATCTTTGGATTTAGTAAAATTTGTTCAGCATCAATTGGCAGAGATTGGCGTTCCTATGGAAATAGAGCTTATGCAATGGGCCACAATGAAAGAAGTTGTAGCAAATTCTAAAGCTCTATTTTTTAGAGCCAGTTGGATAGCCGATTATCCCGATCCCGAGAATTACTTATCACTCTTTTATTCGAAGAATTTTGCTCCAAAAGGACCAAATTACACACGCTTTTCTAATTCAAAATTTGATTCACTTTATAATTATAGTATTTTTGCTTCGGATAAAGTGGTAAAACAAAGACTTTATCGTGCAATGGATAGTTTAATTATGCAAGAAGCAGTTATTATTCCCTTGTATTACGATGAAGTTATGCGTTTCACGCAAAAGAGTATAAAATATTTACCTACTAGTCCAATGAATCTATTAAATTTAAAAATGGTTCAGAAAGAAAATTAG